In Oryza sativa Japonica Group chromosome 3, ASM3414082v1, one DNA window encodes the following:
- the LOC4332117 gene encoding pentatricopeptide repeat-containing protein At5g47360, with translation MPQRRPRLAPLTRRLSTCRDGDLAALLSVLRSPPASSTSLPRALSSAFPSPSDSFPLGKLPSLLPLLPSPLLSLRFLLWRLPPSSPLPSSYALSSLAASLPDLPSAVPLLLSSSPQPLPLRHYALLLGISAHAGLFPASLALLRHMRSFGLAPDAACFRSALRSAGSPGDVCAVLGIMSACGVSPSVPLVVTSVHKLATAGDFVGARQLIEKMPEFGCVTNVAVYTALLDGMCSFGDVDAALRLVEEMEGWSLGAGCVPNVVSYTCLVKCLCGKKRMGEALSLLDRMTGRGVMPNRVFVRTLVGGFCSEEMVADAYAVVERVVSDGSVSSDQCYNVLLICLWRVGMDGEAEGLVQRMMKKGVRLSPLAASVMVRELCNRNRLLDACYWIGVMEENGVLCDTDVYNGLLLRLCVEGHVGEALALAKKVAERGILIEASCADRLMDLLKQYGDEELAPKISELRRCSEVLSH, from the coding sequence ATGCCTCAGCGGCGGCCGCGCCTGGCGCCCCTCACCCGCCGCCTCTCCACCTGCCGGGACGGCGacctcgccgccctcctctcggTCCTCCGCTCGCCGCCAGCATCCTCCACGTCGCTCCCGCGCGCACTCTCCAGTGCCTTCCCGTCCCCATCCGACTCCTTCCCCCTCGGCaagctcccctccctcctcccgctcctcccctccccactcCTCTCCCTCCGGTTCCTCCTGTGGCGCCTTCccccctcctcgccgctccCGTCCTCGTACGCCCTCTCCTCGCTCGCCGCCTCGCTCCCCGATCTCCCGTCCGCCgtgcccctcctcctctcctcgtcgccgcAACCTCTCCCGCTCAGGCACTACGCCCTCCTCCTGGGCATCTCCGCACACGCTGGACTATTCCCCGCCTCCCTCGCTCTCCTGCGGCACATGCGCTCCTTCGGCCTCGCCCCCGATGCTGCTTGCTTCCGCTCCGCCCTCCGCTCGGCCGGCTCTCCCGGCGATGTCTGTGCCGTTCTCGGTATCATGTCGGCGTGCGGTGTCTCGCCGAGCGTCCCACTGGTTGTGACCTCGGTGCATAAGCTGGCAACCGCGGGGGACTTCGTCGGTGCCCGCCAGCTGATCGAGAAAATGCCGGAGTTTGGGTGCGTGACCAATGTGGCCGTGTACACCGCGTTGCTCGACGGGATGTGCAGTTTCGGGGATGTGGATGCAGCGCTGAGGCTGGTGGAAGAGATGGAGGGTTGGAGCTTGGGTGCAGGGTGCGTGCCCAACGTGGTGTCGTATACGTGTTTGGTGAAATGCCTGTGTGGGAAAAAGAGGATGGGGGAGGCGCTGAGCTTGCTGGATAGGATGACAGGAAGAGGGGTGATGCCCAACCGGGTGTTCGTGCGAACGCTCGTCGGCGGATTCTGTTCAGAGGAGATGGTCGCAGACGCTTATGCTGTAGTGGAGCGTGTGGTCAGCGATGGGAGTGTGTCGAGCGACCAATGCTACAATGTGCTGCTTATTTGCCTGTGGAGGGTTGGGATGGATGGTGAAGCTGAAGGGCTTGTGCAGAGGATGATGAAGAAAGGGGTGCGGCTGAGCCCTCTTGCGGCCAGTGTTATGGTCAGAGAGCTTTGCAATAGGAATAGGCTATTGGATGCTTGCTACTGGATAGGAGTCATGGAAGAGAACGGGGTGCTCTGTGACACTGATGTCTACAATGGTTTGTTGCTTAGGCTGTGTGTGGAAGGGCATGTTGGTGAGGCCTTGGCGTTGGCTAAGAAGGTTGCTGAGAGGGGGATTCTCATAGAGGCTTCTTGTGCTGATCGTTTGATGGATTTGCTAAAGCAATATGGTGATGAGGAGCTAGCACCAAAAATATCAGAACTGAGGAGGTGCTCTGAAGTGCTGTCACATTAA
- the LOC107277077 gene encoding protein RGF1 INDUCIBLE TRANSCRIPTION FACTOR 1 yields MFPFGSKPIPSSNKLKGKETRAEPEVSSVSKASGGSSEHINKLPPPVPVQEEEEAPEWLDVLLRTKFWGQCKQHWDASRAEVCIFCLRCRQVLCPRCSHDEPGHRLLKVRRYMYRSVVLARDLQGLNVDVSRVQTYIVNGQKGVHLRPMRRSPQFKPHVETPRCLSCFCWLRSAPNIFCSLSCKVGVDISQDDFSGPEAERRHKQTLGIVVESSPQQSIPQPFDASPVRNEDATMVEAECGQVQTNATESESSAVGDADEVIPKVTKFNVDIHSLRRRVRKQAAPQRAPFF; encoded by the exons ATGTTTCCCTTTGGCTCCAAACCCATCCCGTCAAGCAACAAG CTTAAGGGTAAGGAGACCAGGGCGGAGCCGGAGGTTTCCAGCGTCAGCAAGGCCTCGGGGGGCAGCAGCGAGCACATCAACAAGCTGCCACCGCCGGTGCcggtgcaggaggaggaggaggcgccggaaTGGCTGGACGTGCTGCTGCGGACGAAATTCTGGGGGCAGTGCAAGCAGCACTGGGACGCGAGCCGCGCGGAGGTTTGCATCTTctgcctccgctgccgccaggtGCTCTGCCCGCGCTGCAGCCATGACGAGCCCGGCCACCGGCTGCTCAAGGTCCGCCGCTACATGTACCGCTCCGTCGTTCTCGCCAGGGACTTGCAGGGCCTCAACGTTGACGTGTCCAGGGTACAG ACATACATTGTCAATGGCCAAAAGGGCGTGCACCTGAGGCCCATGAGGAGGTCCCCGCAATTCAAGCCTCACGTAGAGACACCTCGCTGCTTATCTTGCTTCTGCTGGCTCCGCAGTGCTCCCAACATATTTTGTTCTCTCAGCTGCAAG GTTGGTGTAGATATATCTCAGGATGATTTCTCAGGACCTGAAGCTGAGCGTAGGCATAAGCAGACTCTGGGAATTGTGGTGGAGTCATCTCCTCAACAGAGCATCCCACAACCATTTGATGCCTCACCTGTGAGAAATGAAGATGCCACCATGGTTGAAGCTGAGTGTGGTCAAGTTCAGACGAATGCGACGGAGTCGGAGTCGTCAGCGGTAGGAGATGCAGATGAGGTTATACCTAAAGTTACTAAGTTCAATGTTGATATCCACTCTTTGAGGAGGCGAGTTCGCAAGCAGGCGGCACCACAGAGGGCCCCCTTCTTCTGA